Below is a window of Cytophaga hutchinsonii ATCC 33406 DNA.
TTTCTGTCTGAAGAAAAACTTCTAAGAATGGCGGCTTATAACTCAGCGTATTGTTTTTCATTAAAAACTTAGCGCGTTTTATAATGGATATCACCATGTTCTCTGCGCTAACCGTTGTCTTATGTAAATATACCTGCCAGTACATTAAGCGGCGTGCCGTTAAAAAATTTTCAATACTGTAAATTCCTTTTTCTTCAACAACCAGTTCGTCATTATGCAGATCAAGCATTTTGATCAAACGGTCTGCTCCAATTGTTCCTTCGGATACGCCCGTGAAAAAACTGTCGCGGCTTAAATAATCCATCCGGTCCATATCCAGCTGGCTTGAAACCAGTTGGTGCAGAAACGGACGGTGGTAGGTATTGGTAAAGATTGCGATTGCAAGATCCAGCTTGCCTTTGTATGTAACGTTCAGGCTTTCCATAATAAATCTGGAAAGCTCTTCGTGTTTGATATTTTCTAATAAGGAATATTCCAGCGCGTGGGAGAGCGGCCCGTGGCCGATATCATGCAGCAGAATGGCCAATTGGGCCCCCTCGAATTCTTCGGAAGAAATAGTATGGCCTTTGCTTTGTAATGACTTCAACGCTTCGGTCATTAAGTGCATGGCGCCTAATGCATGGTGAAAACGTGTGTGTATGGCACCGGGATAAACCATTTCCGTTAGCCCTAACTGCCTGATCCTGCGCAGTCGCTGAAAGTAGGGATGTTGTATGATTTCAAATATAAGATCTGTTGGGATATTTATAAACCCCCAAACCGGATCATTGATAACTTTCTTCTTATTAATCATAAAATTATTTAGTATTTCAAAATACCTGTTTTATTCTGATGAATCAAAGCGGATAATTACTTCAACCGGCTTCATTCGCCGCGGCCGAACAAATTGCGTTAAAAAAATCTCGTTCATGGAGCTTTTTGAACGCTGTAACTAGTCCTTTTTTCAGGACGATTTTGCAGCGTTAGCGTTTCGCCGCGGCGAAGAACCTTGATTTTTGGTTCTTTTGCTCCGCCGCGGCGGAAAGGCAAAAGAACATGAATAAAATAAGATAGTTTAAATTATAAAAACG
It encodes the following:
- a CDS encoding HD domain-containing protein; this encodes MINKKKVINDPVWGFINIPTDLIFEIIQHPYFQRLRRIRQLGLTEMVYPGAIHTRFHHALGAMHLMTEALKSLQSKGHTISSEEFEGAQLAILLHDIGHGPLSHALEYSLLENIKHEELSRFIMESLNVTYKGKLDLAIAIFTNTYHRPFLHQLVSSQLDMDRMDYLSRDSFFTGVSEGTIGADRLIKMLDLHNDELVVEEKGIYSIENFLTARRLMYWQVYLHKTTVSAENMVISIIKRAKFLMKNNTLSYKPPFLEVFLQTEITFEQLLQQSDLLSAFLKLDDVDLWFAIKQWSKEEDVVLSTISKMILDRKLFSVHIQPEQIGANQIETNQKRLLLTFPITTAELDYFLIQGTISNAAYLAENTQIKVKMKNKEILDVAIASDLPNIQALSKIVTKHYICCPKDVYLQ